Proteins encoded in a region of the Streptomyces sp. NBC_01471 genome:
- a CDS encoding LLM class F420-dependent oxidoreductase, with protein MRLSTTIFLTDRTVTPVRLARELEQRGFAGLYLPEHTHIPVERTTPYPMGGELPAEYGRTLDPFVALGQAAAVTDSLTLGTGITLIAQHDPIDLAKQIATLDHLSGSRFTLGLGFGWNKEEAADHGVEWTRRRALGRDRMALMRALWAAEPTAYEGEFGSVRASEAHPKPRGGSVRTLIGGAAGPKLFDHIAEYADGWLPIGGGGLGESLPVLRRVWQDAGRDPEELQVVPYAVLPSQGKLGHYAELGIDEVVLQLPSADEGTVLRVLDEYAPYLA; from the coding sequence ATGCGGCTGAGCACCACGATCTTTCTGACCGACCGGACCGTCACCCCGGTGCGGCTGGCACGGGAGCTGGAACAGCGCGGGTTCGCCGGGCTGTATCTGCCCGAGCACACGCACATCCCGGTCGAGCGGACCACTCCGTACCCGATGGGGGGCGAACTGCCCGCCGAGTACGGCAGGACGCTGGACCCGTTCGTCGCGCTGGGGCAGGCCGCCGCGGTGACGGACAGCCTGACCCTCGGCACGGGCATCACGCTCATCGCCCAGCACGACCCGATCGACCTGGCCAAGCAGATCGCGACCCTCGACCACCTCTCGGGCAGCCGCTTCACGCTCGGTCTCGGCTTCGGCTGGAACAAGGAGGAGGCCGCCGACCACGGCGTGGAGTGGACGCGCCGCCGCGCGCTGGGCCGGGACCGGATGGCACTGATGCGCGCCCTGTGGGCAGCGGAACCGACCGCGTACGAGGGGGAGTTCGGCTCCGTACGGGCGAGTGAGGCCCATCCGAAACCGCGCGGCGGCAGCGTGCGGACCCTGATCGGCGGGGCTGCCGGGCCGAAGCTCTTCGACCACATCGCGGAGTACGCGGACGGCTGGCTGCCGATCGGGGGCGGCGGGCTCGGGGAGTCGCTGCCGGTACTGCGCCGGGTCTGGCAGGACGCGGGCCGCGACCCGGAGGAGCTCCAGGTGGTCCCGTACGCCGTACTGCCGAGCCAGGGGAAGCTGGGGCACTACGCGGAGCTGGGCATTGA